AACCAAACGCTTCTTTTACCTCTGCACGGCGCTCATTGCGGGCTTTGTAGTAGCCTTTTTTCTGCCGTGGCTGCTGGGGCCGATGCAGGTATTGCTGGGCGCGGCCGGGCTGCTCACGCTGCTCGATGCGCTGCTGCTCTTTGCACCGGGGAAACATAAAAATTTTCCTATATTTGGCCGACGCGTGCTGGGTGATAAGCTGGCCAATGGCGACGACAACCAGGTGCAACTCTACCTGGAAAGCCGCTACCGCTTTGGAGTGCAGGTAGAAGTGATTGATGAGATTCCGCACCAGTTTCAGCGGCGCGATGTGCTATTTGAAACTACTATTCAGCCGGGGCAGACGCAGATAATCACTTACCACTTGCGGCCTACCAAGCGCGGCGAGTACGAGTTTGGGGCCCTGAACGTGTACGCGGCCTCGGCGCTGCGGCTGGTACGGCGGCGCTTTCGCTTCGACCAGGCCAAGGTGGTGCCGGTGTACCCGTCGTTTTTGCAGATGCGGCAGTACGAGCTGCTGGCTATCCATAACCGCCTCACCGAGGTGGGCGTGAAGCGCATCCGGCGCGTGGGGCAGAGCCTGGAGTTTGAGCAAATCCGGCCCTATGCCAGCGGCGACGACCCGCGCACCATCAACTGGAAAGCCAGCGCCCGGCGCGGCGGTAGTCCGGCCGACACGCTGGTTGTCAACCACTTTCAGGATGAGCGCGCCCAGCAGGTATTCTGCCTCATCGACAAGGGCCGCGTGATGCGGATGCCGTTTGAGGGCCTGAGTCTGCTCGACTATGCCATCAACGCCACGCTGGTAATGAGCAATATTGCCCTGCTCAAACACGATAAAGCGGGGCTGATTACGTTTTCCAATAAACCCGGCGCAATGGTGCCCGCCGAGCGCCGGCCGGGCCACCTGCGCACCATTCTGGAAGTACTCTATCGCCAAAAGACGAAGTACCTCGAAACCGACTACGAGCTGCTCTATGCCACGGTGCGGGCCCGCGTAAAGCAGCGCAGCTTATTGATTTTATTCACCAATTTTGAAACCTTGCAGGGAATGCAGCGTCAGCTGCCCTACCTGCGCGGCCTTGGCAAGCAGCATTTGCTGCTGGTAGTTTTCTTTGAAAACACCGAGCTACGCGCTTATCTCGACGCGCCGGCCGAAACAACGGCCGACGTGTACAACCAAACCATCGCCGAGAAATTTCAGCAGGAGAAGCGCCAGATTGTGCTCGAATTGCAGCGCTACGGCATTCAGGCGCTGCTCACGCCGCCGCAACTGCTGACGGCCAACACGATAAATAAATACCTGGAATTCAAGGCCAGGGGACTGATATGATAACGCAGCGTTTCGCAAAGTTGGCAGAGTTTCGCAAAGTAGTTTACCGTTCGCCCCTGCGAAACTCTGCCAGCTTTGTAAAACTCTGCGCTGGGATTGCACTGGTCTTTGCTGGTTTAACGGCCCACGCCCAGCGCCCGCTGCTGCCGGTGCCCGCGCAGGCCAGCTGGCAGGCCGGCTACTACACCTTCAAAATAGCGCCGCTGCTGGCGCTGCACCGCGAAACGACGGGCCCGGCCACCTCTTCGGACGAGAGCTATCGCCTGCGTGTTACTGCCACCGGCGCACTGCTCACGGCGGTTTCGCCCCTGGGTATTCAGCGGGGGCTGGCCACGTTTTGGCAGGTAATTGAGGCCACGCCGCATGGCTGGCGGGCGCAGTTTTGTGATATCCAGGACCAGCCGCGCTTTCGGTGGCGCGGGCTATTGGTTGACCCGGCGCGGCACTTTCTGCCGGTGGCCGTAGTCAAGCGCACCCTCGACGGCATGGCCGCCGTGAAGCTCAACGTGCTGCACTGGCACCTCTGCGACGACCAGGGCTGGCGGGTCGAGAGCAAGCTGTTTCCGCGCCTGCACACGGTGGGCGGCGCCACCGGCTACTACACCCAGGCCGAGGTGCGCGAGGTGGTGCGCTACGCCGCCCAGCGCGGCATCCGGGTGGTGCCCGAGTTTGACCTGCCCGGCCACGCCGGCGCGCTGCTGGCCGCCTACCCACGCCTGGCCTGCAACGACTCGCTTAAGGCCGTGCCCACCCGCTGGGGCGTACTCAACATCGCCCTCGACCCCACCCGCGAAAGTACCTACACTATGCTCGACTCGGTGCTGACCGAGCTGAGCGGGCTGTTTCCGGACCCGTATTTTCACATAGGCGGCGATGAGAACGACGGCCGGCAGTGGCGCCACAACCCGCGCATTGTGGCCTTTATGCAGGAAAAATGCTTTCTCAACGCGAAAGGCTACGTCGATAAGCACCAGCTGCAAAACTATTTCAACCGCCGGATGCTCAGCATAGTGCAAAAGCTGGGCAAGACGATGGTCGGCTGGGATGAGATTCTGGGACCCGACCTGCCCGCGCCGGTGGTGATTGAAAGCTGGCGCGGCCCCAAAGGCGTGGCCGATGCCGTGCGCCTGGGCCACCCTGCCCTGCGCGCCCACGGCTACTACCTCGACCTTAATTTTTCGGCCGCTGCGCACTACGCCGCCGACCCGCTGCAGGGCATCCCCGACTCGCTGCATGCCCGCGTGCTGGGCGGCGAGGCGGCCATGTGGAGCGAATTTGCCGACAGCGTTATTTATGAGAGCCGGGTGTGGCCCCGCGCCGCCGCCGTGGCCGAACGCCTGTGGAGCCCCGCTGCCCTCACGCAGGACGTGCCCGATATGTACCGTCGCCTGGCTTTTGTGTCGGAAGAGCTGGATGCGCTGGGCCTGCGCCACCGCCGCGCCCCGGCCGCGCTGCTGCGCCAGCTGGCCGCCCCCTACCCGGCCGCGTTGCCCGCGCTACAAACCTTCACGGCCCTTTTAGAGCCGGTGAAGGAGTACAGGCGGCATTTTCAGGGCTTTAAGTACACTACCGAAACGCCCCTGACCCGCCTCGCAGATGCTGCGCCGGCCGAGTCGGATGTAGCCCGGCGCTTTGGAGCCACGGCAGACAGCCTGCTGGCCGGCCTGAGTATCGCGGTGCCAAGGTTTCCGGCTACGGGCCCGCCCACGCTGCTACCGATAGCCAGCCGCCAGCTAGCCGCGCTACGCCAGCA
The sequence above is drawn from the Hymenobacter baengnokdamensis genome and encodes:
- a CDS encoding DUF58 domain-containing protein produces the protein MSLFLTKRFFYLCTALIAGFVVAFFLPWLLGPMQVLLGAAGLLTLLDALLLFAPGKHKNFPIFGRRVLGDKLANGDDNQVQLYLESRYRFGVQVEVIDEIPHQFQRRDVLFETTIQPGQTQIITYHLRPTKRGEYEFGALNVYAASALRLVRRRFRFDQAKVVPVYPSFLQMRQYELLAIHNRLTEVGVKRIRRVGQSLEFEQIRPYASGDDPRTINWKASARRGGSPADTLVVNHFQDERAQQVFCLIDKGRVMRMPFEGLSLLDYAINATLVMSNIALLKHDKAGLITFSNKPGAMVPAERRPGHLRTILEVLYRQKTKYLETDYELLYATVRARVKQRSLLILFTNFETLQGMQRQLPYLRGLGKQHLLLVVFFENTELRAYLDAPAETTADVYNQTIAEKFQQEKRQIVLELQRYGIQALLTPPQLLTANTINKYLEFKARGLI
- a CDS encoding beta-N-acetylhexosaminidase, with the translated sequence MPAQASWQAGYYTFKIAPLLALHRETTGPATSSDESYRLRVTATGALLTAVSPLGIQRGLATFWQVIEATPHGWRAQFCDIQDQPRFRWRGLLVDPARHFLPVAVVKRTLDGMAAVKLNVLHWHLCDDQGWRVESKLFPRLHTVGGATGYYTQAEVREVVRYAAQRGIRVVPEFDLPGHAGALLAAYPRLACNDSLKAVPTRWGVLNIALDPTRESTYTMLDSVLTELSGLFPDPYFHIGGDENDGRQWRHNPRIVAFMQEKCFLNAKGYVDKHQLQNYFNRRMLSIVQKLGKTMVGWDEILGPDLPAPVVIESWRGPKGVADAVRLGHPALRAHGYYLDLNFSAAAHYAADPLQGIPDSLHARVLGGEAAMWSEFADSVIYESRVWPRAAAVAERLWSPAALTQDVPDMYRRLAFVSEELDALGLRHRRAPAALLRQLAAPYPAALPALQTFTALLEPVKEYRRHFQGFKYTTETPLTRLADAAPAESDVARRFGATADSLLAGLSIAVPRFPATGPPTLLPIASRQLAALRQQLADWQHATEALPPLFVISPGVAEYAPLAAQLGTVTSLLTQRLTQLEQGQAPLPAWQSAARLQLDAAQKPAGQAELAIIGAARRLVGL